The Mesomycoplasma ovipneumoniae genome includes a region encoding these proteins:
- a CDS encoding 23S rRNA (pseudouridine(1915)-N(3))-methyltransferase RlmH: MRILIIGFGSNSRDFSVLYQKEINKIKEFKYQVDLINLSESQNENISLKKTIETKLILEKIPKNYSCFLFTERGQTISSPEFSQLLNSANICLIIGGSRGVDEALILEKVPNIRLLSFGKITFPHRIFKLVLLEQIYRGLSIKYNRKYHHDD, from the coding sequence ATGAGAATTTTAATAATTGGCTTTGGAAGCAATTCTAGAGATTTTTCAGTTTTATATCAAAAAGAAATCAATAAAATTAAAGAATTTAAATACCAGGTTGATTTAATTAATCTTAGTGAAAGTCAAAATGAAAACATAAGTTTAAAAAAAACTATTGAAACAAAGCTAATTTTAGAAAAAATACCGAAAAATTACAGCTGTTTTCTTTTTACCGAGCGTGGTCAAACTATTTCTAGCCCAGAATTTTCACAACTATTAAACTCAGCAAATATTTGCCTCATAATCGGCGGTTCAAGGGGTGTTGATGAAGCGCTAATTCTTGAAAAAGTACCAAATATTAGGCTTTTATCATTTGGTAAAATTACTTTCCCCCATAGAATTTTCAAACTTGTACTTCTAGAACAAATTTATCGCGGACTTTCTATAAAATATAATCGAAAGTACCACCATGATGACTAA